One stretch of Nitrospiria bacterium DNA includes these proteins:
- a CDS encoding Mut7-C RNAse domain-containing protein yields the protein MKEHSPVLFLADAMVGRLGRWLRILGYDVTTFHRDSKQANRSRNRIIEQARSEKRLILTRDTYLLKRNNLPPHIFIKNDHPEEQFHQVLQDLNMEPSASLSRCLDCNFSLKQISKGAVKKRVPPYVFQTQSDFSQCPRCEKIYWEGTHVKRMIERIKQFQTK from the coding sequence ATGAAAGAACACTCCCCCGTACTTTTTTTAGCAGATGCCATGGTGGGCCGGTTGGGACGCTGGTTAAGGATACTGGGGTATGATGTTACCACCTTTCACCGTGATTCAAAACAGGCCAATCGTTCCAGGAACAGAATCATTGAACAGGCGAGATCTGAAAAGCGCCTAATCCTTACCCGAGATACCTACCTCCTCAAGCGCAATAACCTCCCTCCCCACATTTTTATTAAAAATGACCACCCGGAGGAGCAATTTCACCAAGTCCTCCAGGATTTAAATATGGAACCAAGTGCCTCCTTGAGCCGGTGCCTTGATTGTAATTTTTCCTTGAAACAAATCTCTAAAGGGGCGGTAAAAAAGCGGGTTCCTCCCTATGTTTTTCAAACCCAGTCTGATTTCAGCCAATGCCCCAGATGCGAAAAAATCTATTGGGAAGGAACCCATGTTAAGCGGATGATTGAACGAATTAAACAGTTTCAAACTAAATAA
- a CDS encoding biotin/lipoate A/B protein ligase family protein has product MTKHSFGLLNTMQIWRLIDRGPESPEVNMAIDEAIALSGREGSSPPTLRLYQWSRPTISLGYFQKAQDTLNLDFCSEKGIGIIRRLTGGRAVYHEQELTYSMAASNGTELFGKNLKETFLKIGEGFQKGLEKLGVNISLWEEPVIEGRRSPLCFSSSSWYELSVQGKKLMGSAQRRWSNGFLQHGSLLFQDDPTIYSTFFRFSSEQNRAKILSDYQNKAIPLKQILSPLPSLKKLKDSICSGFEEAFSIRFQQEDLLPHEKDLVPKLIQERYGNNEWNLR; this is encoded by the coding sequence ATGACGAAGCATTCCTTCGGGTTACTAAATACAATGCAAATCTGGAGATTAATAGACCGGGGACCTGAATCCCCTGAGGTGAATATGGCCATTGATGAGGCCATTGCTTTATCCGGTAGAGAAGGATCTTCTCCCCCTACACTTCGTCTGTATCAGTGGAGCAGACCAACCATTTCACTGGGGTATTTTCAAAAAGCTCAGGATACCTTAAATTTAGATTTCTGCAGTGAGAAAGGAATTGGAATTATCCGGCGGTTGACTGGAGGAAGAGCAGTTTACCATGAACAGGAACTCACCTACAGCATGGCCGCTTCAAATGGAACTGAACTGTTCGGAAAAAACCTCAAAGAAACATTTCTCAAAATCGGTGAGGGTTTTCAAAAGGGGTTAGAAAAACTTGGCGTGAATATATCTCTTTGGGAGGAACCCGTCATTGAGGGTAGGCGATCGCCTTTATGCTTTTCTTCCTCCTCTTGGTACGAACTTTCCGTACAGGGAAAGAAACTAATGGGAAGCGCACAGCGCCGGTGGTCCAATGGCTTCCTACAGCACGGATCATTACTTTTTCAAGACGACCCAACTATCTATTCAACCTTTTTCAGGTTCTCCTCAGAGCAGAACCGAGCCAAAATCCTCTCCGATTATCAAAATAAAGCGATACCCTTAAAACAAATCTTGTCCCCTCTCCCCTCCCTTAAAAAGTTGAAAGATTCAATTTGTTCGGGGTTTGAGGAGGCTTTTTCCATCCGGTTTCAACAAGAAGATCTCCTGCCCCATGAAAAGGACCTTGTCCCCAAATTGATCCAAGAGCGGTATGGGAACAATGAGTGGAATTTGAGGTGA